A genomic region of Oncorhynchus keta strain PuntledgeMale-10-30-2019 unplaced genomic scaffold, Oket_V2 Un_contig_3924_pilon_pilon, whole genome shotgun sequence contains the following coding sequences:
- the LOC127924295 gene encoding uncharacterized protein LOC127924295 isoform X31, with amino-acid sequence MYSLCAPGQRCLDGICICRPWLGTDLGAAVGPPWLGTDLGAAVGPPWLGTDLGAAVGPPWLGTDLGAAVGPPWLGTDLGAAVGPPWLGTDLGAAVGPPWLGTDLGAAVGPPWLGTDLGAAVGPPWLGTDLGAAVGPPWLGTDLGTAVGPPWLGTDLGAAVGPSWLGTDLGAAVGPPWLGTDLGAAVGPPWLGTDLGAAVGPPWLGTDLGAAVGPPWLGTDLGAAVGPSWLGTDLGAAVGPPWLGIDASDHLQTLDICFPSPVGPGAADCSSALVNSLTYMLKRVGLKLHPCLTLQALYSQVHLYKAAVPTFGSCLVEGDLVIKAVHVQGEC; translated from the exons atgtatagtttgtgTGCtccagggcaacggtgtctagatggaatttgtatttgtcgtccttggttggggacagatctaggtgctgctgtaggccctccttggttggggacagatctaggtgctgctgtaggccctccttggttggggacagatctaggtgctgctgtaggtcctccttggttggggacagatctag gtgctgctgtaggccctccttggttggggacagatctaggtgctgctgtaggtcctccttggttggggacagatcttggtgctgctgtaggtcctccttggttggggacagatcttggtgctgctgtaggtcctccttggttggggacagatctaggtgctgctgtaggccctccttggttggggacagatctaggtgctgctgtaggccctccttggttggggacagatctaggtactgctgtaggtcctccttggttggggacagatctaggtgctgctgtaggtccttcttggttggggacagatctaggtgctgctgtaggtcctccttggttggggacagatctag gtgctgctgtaggtcctccttggttggggacagatctaggtgctgctgtaggtcctccttggttggggacagatctaggtgctgctgtaggtcctccttggttggggacagatctaggtgctgctgtaggtccttcttggttggggacagatctaggtgctgctgtaggtcctccttggttggggataGATGCATCGGATCATTTGCAAACATTAGACATTTGTTTTCCAAGTCCAGTtgggccgggtgctgcagactgttctagtgcccttgtCAATTCATTgacatatatgttgaagagggtagggctcaagctgcatccctgtctcaccctacAGGCCCTGTATagccaggtccacctctacaaggcagcagtgcccacctttgggTCCTGCCTTGTAGAGGGGGACCTAGTCATAAAGGCTGTCCATGTTCAGGGGGAGTGTTAG
- the LOC127924295 gene encoding uncharacterized protein LOC127924295 isoform X6: MYSLCAPGQRCLDGICICRPWLGTDLGAAVGPPWLGTDLGAAVGPPWLGTDLGAAVGPPWLGTDLGAAVGPPWLGTDLGAAVGPPWLGTDLGAAVGPPWLGTDLGAAVGPPWLGTDLGAAVGPPWLGTDLGAAVGPPWLGTDLGTAVGPPWLGTDLGAAVGPSWLGTDLGAAVGPPWLGTDLGAAVGPPWLRTDLGAAVGPPWLGTDLGAAVGPPWLGTDLGAAVGPPWLGTDLGAAVGPPWLGTDLGAAVGPPWLGTDLGAAVGPPWLGTDLGAAVGPPWLGTDLGAAVGPPWLGTDLGAAVGPPWLGTDLGAAVGPSWLGTDLGAAVGPPWLGTDLGAAVGPPWLGTDLGAAVGPPWLGTDLGAAVGPPWLGTDLGAAVGPPWLGTDLGAAVGPPWLGTDLGAAVGPPWLGTDLGAAVGPPWLGTDLGAVVGPPWLGTDLGAAVGPPWLGTDLGAAVGPPWLGTDLGAAVGPSWLGTDLGAAVGPPWLGIDASDHLQTLDICFPSPVGPGAADCSSALVNSLTYMLKRVGLKLHPCLTLQALYSQVHLYKAAVPTFGSCLVEGDLVIKAVHVQGEC; encoded by the exons atgtatagtttgtgTGCtccagggcaacggtgtctagatggaatttgtatttgtcgtccttggttggggacagatctaggtgctgctgtaggccctccttggttggggacagatctaggtgctgctgtaggccctccttggttggggacagatctaggtgctgctgtaggtcctccttggttggggacagatctag gtgctgctgtaggccctccttggttggggacagatctaggtgctgctgtaggtcctccttggttggggacagatcttggtgctgctgtaggtcctccttggttggggacagatcttggtgctgctgtaggtcctccttggttggggacagatctaggtgctgctgtaggccctccttggttggggacagatctaggtgctgctgtaggccctccttggttggggacagatctaggtactgctgtaggtcctccttggttggggacagatctaggtgctgctgtaggtccttcttggttggggacagatctaggtgctgctgtaggtcctccttggttggggacagatctaggtgctgctgtaggtcctccttggttgaggacagatctaggtgctgctgtaggtcctccttggttggggacagatctaggtgctgctgtaggtcctccttggttggggacagatctaggtgctgctgtaggacctccttggttggggacagatcttggtgctgctgtaggtcctccttggttggggacagatctaggtgctgctgtaggtcctccttggttggggacagatcttggtgctgctgtaggtcccccttggttggggacagatctaggtgctgctgtaggccctccttggttggggacagatctaggtgctgctgtaggccctccttggttggggacagatctaggtgctgctgtaggtcctccttggttggggacagatctaggtgctgctgtaggtccttcttggttggggacagatctaggtgctgctgtaggtcctccttggttggggacagatctaggtgctgctgtaggtcctccttggttggggacagatctaggtgctgctgtaggtcctccttggttggggacagatctaggtgctgctgtaggtcctccttggttggggacagatcttggtgctgctgtaggtcctccttggttggggacagatctaggtgctgctgtaggtcctccttggttggggacagatctaggtgctgctgtaggtcctccttggttggggacagatctaggtgctgctgtaggccctccttggttggggacagatctaggtgctgttgtaggccctccttggttggggacagatctaggtgctgctgtaggccctccttggttggggacagatctag gtgctgctgtaggtcctccttggttggggacagatctaggtgctgctgtaggtccttcttggttggggacagatctaggtgctgctgtaggtcctccttggttggggataGATGCATCGGATCATTTGCAAACATTAGACATTTGTTTTCCAAGTCCAGTtgggccgggtgctgcagactgttctagtgcccttgtCAATTCATTgacatatatgttgaagagggtagggctcaagctgcatccctgtctcaccctacAGGCCCTGTATagccaggtccacctctacaaggcagcagtgcccacctttgggTCCTGCCTTGTAGAGGGGGACCTAGTCATAAAGGCTGTCCATGTTCAGGGGGAGTGTTAG
- the LOC127924295 gene encoding uncharacterized protein LOC127924295 isoform X3, translating into MYSLCAPGQRCLDGICICRPWLGTDLGAAVGPPWLGTDLGAAVGPPWLGTDLGAAVGPPWLGTDLGAAVGPPWLGTDLGAAVGPPWLGTDLGAAVGPPWLGTDLGAAVGPPWLGTDLGAAVGPPWLGTDLGAAVGPPWLGTDLGTAVGPPWLGTDLGAAVGPSWLGTDLGAAVGPPWLGTDLGAAVGPPWLRTDLGAAVGPPWLGTDLGAAVGPPWLGTDLGAAVGPPWLGTDLGAAVGPPWLGTDLGAAVGPPWLGTDLGAAVGPPWLGTDLGAAVGPPWLGTDLGAAVGPPWLGTDLGAAVGPPWLGTDLGAAVGPSWLGTDLGAAVGPPWLGTDLGAAVGPPWLGTDLGAAVGPPWLGTDLGAAVGPPWLGTDLGAAVGPPWLGTDLGAAVGPPWLGTDLGAAVGPPWLGTDLGAVVGPPWLGTDLGAAVGPPWLGTDLGAAVGPPWLGTDLGAAVGPPWLGTDLGAAVGPPWLGTDLGAAVGPSWLGTDLGAAVGPPWLGIDASDHLQTLDICFPSPVGPGAADCSSALVNSLTYMLKRVGLKLHPCLTLQALYSQVHLYKAAVPTFGSCLVEGDLVIKAVHVQGEC; encoded by the exons atgtatagtttgtgTGCtccagggcaacggtgtctagatggaatttgtatttgtcgtccttggttggggacagatctaggtgctgctgtaggccctccttggttggggacagatctaggtgctgctgtaggccctccttggttggggacagatctaggtgctgctgtaggtcctccttggttggggacagatctag gtgctgctgtaggccctccttggttggggacagatctaggtgctgctgtaggtcctccttggttggggacagatcttggtgctgctgtaggtcctccttggttggggacagatcttggtgctgctgtaggtcctccttggttggggacagatctaggtgctgctgtaggccctccttggttggggacagatctaggtgctgctgtaggccctccttggttggggacagatctaggtactgctgtaggtcctccttggttggggacagatctaggtgctgctgtaggtccttcttggttggggacagatctaggtgctgctgtaggtcctccttggttggggacagatctaggtgctgctgtaggtcctccttggttgaggacagatctaggtgctgctgtaggtcctccttggttggggacagatctaggtgctgctgtaggtcctccttggttggggacagatctaggtgctgctgtaggacctccttggttggggacagatcttggtgctgctgtaggtcctccttggttggggacagatctaggtgctgctgtaggtcctccttggttggggacagatcttggtgctgctgtaggtcccccttggttggggacagatctaggtgctgctgtaggccctccttggttggggacagatctaggtgctgctgtaggccctccttggttggggacagatctaggtgctgctgtaggtcctccttggttggggacagatctaggtgctgctgtaggtccttcttggttggggacagatctaggtgctgctgtaggtcctccttggttggggacagatctaggtgctgctgtaggtcctccttggttggggacagatctaggtgctgctgtaggtcctccttggttggggacagatctaggtgctgctgtag gtcctccttggttggggacagatctaggtgctgctgtaggtcctccttggttggggacagatctaggtgctgctgtaggtcctccttggttggggacagatctaggtgctgctgtaggccctccttggttggggacagatctaggtgctgttgtaggccctccttggttggggacagatctaggtgctgctgtaggccctccttggttggggacagatctaggtgctgctgtaggtcctccttggttggggacagatctaggtgctgctgtaggtcctccttggttggggacagatctaggtgctgctgtaggtcctccttggttggggacagatctaggtgctgctgtaggtccttcttggttggggacagatctaggtgctgctgtaggtcctccttggttggggataGATGCATCGGATCATTTGCAAACATTAGACATTTGTTTTCCAAGTCCAGTtgggccgggtgctgcagactgttctagtgcccttgtCAATTCATTgacatatatgttgaagagggtagggctcaagctgcatccctgtctcaccctacAGGCCCTGTATagccaggtccacctctacaaggcagcagtgcccacctttgggTCCTGCCTTGTAGAGGGGGACCTAGTCATAAAGGCTGTCCATGTTCAGGGGGAGTGTTAG
- the LOC127924295 gene encoding uncharacterized protein LOC127924295 isoform X30 — translation MYSLCAPGQRCLDGICICRPWLGTDLGAAVGPPWLGTDLGAAVGPPWLGTDLGAAVGPPWLGTDLGAAVGPPWLGTDLGAAVGPPWLGTDLGAAVGPPWLGTDLGAAVGPPWLGTDLGAAVGPPWLGTDLGAAVGPPWLGTDLGAAVGPPWLGTDLGAVVGPPWLGTDLGAAVGPPWLGTDLGAAVGPPWLGTDLGAAVGPPWLGTDLGAAVGPPWLGTDLGAAVGPSWLGTDLGAAVGPPWLGIDASDHLQTLDICFPSPVGPGAADCSSALVNSLTYMLKRVGLKLHPCLTLQALYSQVHLYKAAVPTFGSCLVEGDLVIKAVHVQGEC, via the exons atgtatagtttgtgTGCtccagggcaacggtgtctagatggaatttgtatttgtcgtccttggttggggacagatctaggtgctgctgtaggccctccttggttggggacagatctaggtgctgctgtaggccctccttggttggggacagatctaggtgctgctgtaggtcctccttggttggggacagatctaggtgctgctgtaggtcctccttggttggggacagatcttggtgctgctgtaggtcctccttggttggggacagatctaggtgctgctgtaggccctccttggttggggacagatctaggtgctgctgtag gtcctccttggttggggacagatctaggtgctgctgtaggtcctccttggttggggacagatctaggtgctgctgtaggtcctccttggttggggacagatctaggtgctgctgtaggccctccttggttggggacagatctaggtgctgttgtaggccctccttggttggggacagatctaggtgctgctgtaggccctccttggttggggacagatctaggtgctgctgtaggtcctccttggttggggacagatctaggtgctgctgtaggtcctccttggttggggacagatctaggtgctgctgtaggtcctccttggttggggacagatctaggtgctgctgtaggtccttcttggttggggacagatctaggtgctgctgtaggtcctccttggttggggataGATGCATCGGATCATTTGCAAACATTAGACATTTGTTTTCCAAGTCCAGTtgggccgggtgctgcagactgttctagtgcccttgtCAATTCATTgacatatatgttgaagagggtagggctcaagctgcatccctgtctcaccctacAGGCCCTGTATagccaggtccacctctacaaggcagcagtgcccacctttgggTCCTGCCTTGTAGAGGGGGACCTAGTCATAAAGGCTGTCCATGTTCAGGGGGAGTGTTAG
- the LOC127924295 gene encoding uncharacterized protein LOC127924295 isoform X8 encodes MYSLCAPGQRCLDGICICRPWLGTDLGAAVGPPWLGTDLGAAVGPPWLGTDLGAAVGPPWLGTDLGAAVGPPWLGTDLGAAVGPPWLGTDLGAAVGPPWLGTDLGAAVGPPWLGTDLGAAVGPSWLGTDLGAAVGPPWLGTDLGAAVGPPWLRTDLGAAVGPPWLGTDLGAAVGPPWLGTDLGAAVGPPWLGTDLGAAVGPPWLGTDLGAAVGPPWLGTDLGAAVGPPWLGTDLGAAVGPPWLGTDLGAAVGPPWLGTDLGAAVGPPWLGTDLGAAVGPSWLGTDLGAAVGPPWLGTDLGAAVGPPWLGTDLGAAVGPPWLGTDLGAAVGPPWLGTDLGAAVGPPWLGTDLGAAVGPPWLGTDLGAAVGPPWLGTDLGAAVGPPWLGTDLGAVVGPPWLGTDLGAAVGPPWLGTDLGAAVGPPWLGTDLGAAVGPPWLGTDLGAAVGPPWLGTDLGAAVGPSWLGTDLGAAVGPPWLGIDASDHLQTLDICFPSPVGPGAADCSSALVNSLTYMLKRVGLKLHPCLTLQALYSQVHLYKAAVPTFGSCLVEGDLVIKAVHVQGEC; translated from the exons atgtatagtttgtgTGCtccagggcaacggtgtctagatggaatttgtatttgtcgtccttggttggggacagatctaggtgctgctgtaggccctccttggttggggacagatctaggtgctgctgtaggccctccttggttggggacagatctaggtgctgctgtaggtcctccttggttggggacagatctaggtgctgctgtaggtcctccttggttggggacagatcttggtgctgctgtaggtcctccttggttggggacagatctaggtgctgctgtaggccctccttggttggggacagatctaggtgctgctgtag gtcctccttggttggggacagatctaggtgctgctgtaggtccttcttggttggggacagatctaggtgctgctgtaggtcctccttggttggggacagatctaggtgctgctgtaggtcctccttggttgaggacagatctaggtgctgctgtaggtcctccttggttggggacagatctaggtgctgctgtaggtcctccttggttggggacagatctaggtgctgctgtaggacctccttggttggggacagatcttggtgctgctgtaggtcctccttggttggggacagatctaggtgctgctgtaggtcctccttggttggggacagatcttggtgctgctgtaggtcccccttggttggggacagatctaggtgctgctgtaggccctccttggttggggacagatctaggtgctgctgtaggccctccttggttggggacagatctaggtgctgctgtaggtcctccttggttggggacagatctaggtgctgctgtaggtccttcttggttggggacagatctaggtgctgctgtaggtcctccttggttggggacagatctaggtgctgctgtaggtcctccttggttggggacagatctaggtgctgctgtaggtcctccttggttggggacagatctaggtgctgctgtaggtcctccttggttggggacagatcttggtgctgctgtaggtcctccttggttggggacagatctaggtgctgctgtaggtcctccttggttggggacagatctaggtgctgctgtaggtcctccttggttggggacagatctaggtgctgctgtaggccctccttggttggggacagatctaggtgctgttgtaggccctccttggttggggacagatctaggtgctgctgtaggccctccttggttggggacagatctaggtgctgctgtaggtcctccttggttggggacagatctaggtgctgctgtaggtcctccttggttggggacagatctaggtgctgctgtaggtcctccttggttggggacagatctaggtgctgctgtaggtccttcttggttggggacagatctaggtgctgctgtaggtcctccttggttggggataGATGCATCGGATCATTTGCAAACATTAGACATTTGTTTTCCAAGTCCAGTtgggccgggtgctgcagactgttctagtgcccttgtCAATTCATTgacatatatgttgaagagggtagggctcaagctgcatccctgtctcaccctacAGGCCCTGTATagccaggtccacctctacaaggcagcagtgcccacctttgggTCCTGCCTTGTAGAGGGGGACCTAGTCATAAAGGCTGTCCATGTTCAGGGGGAGTGTTAG
- the LOC127924295 gene encoding uncharacterized protein LOC127924295 isoform X32, whose translation MYSLCAPGQRCLDGICICRPWLGTDLGAAVGPPWLGTDLGAAVGPPWLGTDLGAAVGPPWLGTDLGAAVGPPWLGTDLGAAVGPPWLGTDLGAAVGPPWLGTDLGAAVGPPWLGTDLGAAVGPPWLGTDLGAVVGPPWLGTDLGAAVGPPWLGTDLGAAVGPPWLGTDLGAAVGPPWLGTDLGAAVGPPWLGTDLGAAVGPSWLGTDLGAAVGPPWLGIDASDHLQTLDICFPSPVGPGAADCSSALVNSLTYMLKRVGLKLHPCLTLQALYSQVHLYKAAVPTFGSCLVEGDLVIKAVHVQGEC comes from the exons atgtatagtttgtgTGCtccagggcaacggtgtctagatggaatttgtatttgtcgtccttggttggggacagatctaggtgctgctgtaggccctccttggttggggacagatctaggtgctgctgtaggccctccttggttggggacagatctaggtgctgctgtaggtcctccttggttggggacagatctag gtgctgctgtaggccctccttggttggggacagatctaggtgctgctgtag gtcctccttggttggggacagatctaggtgctgctgtaggtcctccttggttggggacagatctaggtgctgctgtaggtcctccttggttggggacagatctaggtgctgctgtaggccctccttggttggggacagatctaggtgctgttgtaggccctccttggttggggacagatctaggtgctgctgtaggccctccttggttggggacagatctaggtgctgctgtaggtcctccttggttggggacagatctaggtgctgctgtaggtcctccttggttggggacagatctaggtgctgctgtaggtcctccttggttggggacagatctaggtgctgctgtaggtccttcttggttggggacagatctaggtgctgctgtaggtcctccttggttggggataGATGCATCGGATCATTTGCAAACATTAGACATTTGTTTTCCAAGTCCAGTtgggccgggtgctgcagactgttctagtgcccttgtCAATTCATTgacatatatgttgaagagggtagggctcaagctgcatccctgtctcaccctacAGGCCCTGTATagccaggtccacctctacaaggcagcagtgcccacctttgggTCCTGCCTTGTAGAGGGGGACCTAGTCATAAAGGCTGTCCATGTTCAGGGGGAGTGTTAG
- the LOC127924295 gene encoding uncharacterized protein LOC127924295 isoform X19: MYSLCAPGQRCLDGICICRPWLGTDLGAAVGPPWLGTDLGAAVGPPWLGTDLGAAVGPPWLGTDLGAAVGPPWLGTDLGAAVGPPWLGTDLGAAVGPPWLGTDLGAAVGPPWLGTDLGAAVGPPWLGTDLGAAVGPPWLGTDLGAAVGPPWLGTDLGAAVGPPWLGTDLGAAVGPPWLGTDLGAAVGPSWLGTDLGAAVGPPWLGTDLGAAVGPPWLGTDLGAAVGPPWLGTDLGAAVGPPWLGTDLGAAVGPPWLGTDLGAAVGPPWLGTDLGAAVGPPWLGTDLGAAVGPPWLGTDLGAVVGPPWLGTDLGAAVGPPWLGTDLGAAVGPPWLGTDLGAAVGPPWLGTDLGAAVGPPWLGTDLGAAVGPSWLGTDLGAAVGPPWLGIDASDHLQTLDICFPSPVGPGAADCSSALVNSLTYMLKRVGLKLHPCLTLQALYSQVHLYKAAVPTFGSCLVEGDLVIKAVHVQGEC, translated from the exons atgtatagtttgtgTGCtccagggcaacggtgtctagatggaatttgtatttgtcgtccttggttggggacagatctaggtgctgctgtaggccctccttggttggggacagatctaggtgctgctgtaggccctccttggttggggacagatctaggtgctgctgtaggtcctccttggttggggacagatctag gtgctgctgtaggtcctccttggttggggacagatctaggtgctgctgtaggtcctccttggttggggacagatctaggtgctgctgtaggacctccttggttggggacagatcttggtgctgctgtaggtcctccttggttggggacagatctaggtgctgctgtaggtcctccttggttggggacagatcttggtgctgctgtaggtcccccttggttggggacagatctaggtgctgctgtaggccctccttggttggggacagatctaggtgctgctgtaggccctccttggttggggacagatctaggtgctgctgtaggtcctccttggttggggacagatctaggtgctgctgtaggtccttcttggttggggacagatctaggtgctgctgtaggtcctccttggttggggacagatctaggtgctgctgtaggtcctccttggttggggacagatctaggtgctgctgtaggtcctccttggttggggacagatctaggtgctgctgtaggtcctccttggttggggacagatcttggtgctgctgtaggtcctccttggttggggacagatctaggtgctgctgtaggtcctccttggttggggacagatctaggtgctgctgtaggtcctccttggttggggacagatctaggtgctgctgtaggccctccttggttggggacagatctaggtgctgttgtaggccctccttggttggggacagatctaggtgctgctgtaggccctccttggttggggacagatctaggtgctgctgtaggtcctccttggttggggacagatctaggtgctgctgtaggtcctccttggttggggacagatctaggtgctgctgtaggtcctccttggttggggacagatctaggtgctgctgtaggtccttcttggttggggacagatctaggtgctgctgtaggtcctccttggttggggataGATGCATCGGATCATTTGCAAACATTAGACATTTGTTTTCCAAGTCCAGTtgggccgggtgctgcagactgttctagtgcccttgtCAATTCATTgacatatatgttgaagagggtagggctcaagctgcatccctgtctcaccctacAGGCCCTGTATagccaggtccacctctacaaggcagcagtgcccacctttgggTCCTGCCTTGTAGAGGGGGACCTAGTCATAAAGGCTGTCCATGTTCAGGGGGAGTGTTAG